The nucleotide sequence AGTTGAAACAGGTTCACTGCACAGTCCATTCTACAACTGTTTTGTAAACATGGAGCAATAATGGTATCGGTAAAGGTTTAATGATCTTTTGTTAAATCATGAGGAGTTCAAACCTCAAAGTGCCAATGAGACGGAACTTTGCTGAATTTGAGAAGTTCCAGAGTTGCCAAATGAAAGAAATCTGCACTGGGCAGAAACTTACACACTAGAACTAAACCATCAAAAGAACTAGCAATTCAAAGCATCACCAAAGGCGATACTGCAGAGCACAAACTGATATacacccagtgatgaaatccagaTGGTTACAACGCAAACATGTCATGAACACTAATGGACTTGTTAACGAACCATTCATTAGTTGTTCTCATAATGTTTTCGGACACAAGTAGTGTTGTGACAAGCCATCCACCTCAAATGTAGAATTGTAACACGCCACTCACCAAAACTGTGTTAGTAACAGTATCTAAACATAGTGAAATGTCATATAACCTTTTCTAGCTATGGTATCCAGGAAGCTTCAAACTGGCCACAAAATATTAAACATTGGAATCGACCTCAGTCAGAGCCCACATCAACACCCCTTTTGGATAAGAATTCCTTAGCCTCCATAATATCCTGCATAGTAGGCCAAGCACAAATAATTACAGACGGGAACAAAGCAAAACTGTAATTATACAGAAAACTTAAAAGTTTAAAAATTAGGTGGCTTGGTTTTCTTTGTGGTGGCCATTATGAAAAGCCATACAATCATACACATAAGGCACAAAGAAACTTATGGTTCCTTCTGCATAATACCTTGAATCTCATTATgccagcagaaaaccaaaagaaaagaatgtATAATATACAATGCACAAGTGTATATTAAGCTGAAAATACCTAGGATGTATATTCTAGCGATTATTAGTTCTCAACATGGCAATGAGACTGCATAGACAAAAAAAACTGAGAATTATGCTACTAGGACTACATCCTCTACCTGTTGTAGTAGTATGGCTTCTTGAGGACAGGTGGGAAAGAACATCAGCCCGTACCCAACCATAAAAAGGCCGTAGCATCCAAGCGCCACTACCAAATAGATGGGAAGCTACAACAACAAAAGTCACAAGCAAGAGTCTTAAT is from Triticum aestivum cultivar Chinese Spring chromosome 3A, IWGSC CS RefSeq v2.1, whole genome shotgun sequence and encodes:
- the LOC123060320 gene encoding dolichol-phosphate mannose synthase subunit 3 — its product is MKHIFKIITVLAAISAVWAALLETSTVPHSYTWLLPIYLVVALGCYGLFMVGYGLMFFPTCPQEAILLQQDIMEAKEFLSKRGVDVGSD